A part of Aspergillus flavus chromosome 5, complete sequence genomic DNA contains:
- a CDS encoding sugar phosphate isomerase (AP endonuclease, family 2): protein MPIPWPPTSIPNEFGIATLSLGSWRHHKLQPRLEEAAKAGYKWIDLFDECWAAYLEEHHLPGDQLWEPTEDNLRVARKLGDLVKSLGMWIACTQPLRMIEGIKDPVERRASLDLVAKRFPFMRAFDTDLVFMCANIRTDDGVTSDLKTVAGDLAELGDMARAFAEADGGPMLRIGYEGLSWATRNTWASTWEVVRMANRENVGLIVDAFNVLAVEFADPYNPAGHGRLYSTPEESVDVLCASLAGLVASVPGDRIFFFQVGDAERMDPKIFRPPTDPEVPALLPWSRGHRLFPYEPQRGGYMPVDLVAAAVVATGYQGPMSLEVFNSSLNRPDAGVPSAHARRGFTGLRKLADAVPQVPAFWEMWQQGTRRFAGAGISPRVQRL, encoded by the coding sequence ATGCCAATCCCCTGGCCACCCACATCCATTCCCAATGAATTCGGCATCGCCACCCTCTCCCTCGGGAGCTGGAGACATCATAAACTGCAGCCCCGTCTAGAAGAAGCGGCGAAGGCGGGGTACAAATGGATTGATCTATTCGACGAATGCTGGGCGGCGTATCTCGAGGAACATCACTTACCGGGGGACCAATTATGGGAGCCAACGGAGGATAACCTACGTGTTGCGCGGAAACTAGGTGATCTGGTAAAATCCCTGGGAATGTGGATCGCGTGCACACAGCCACTTCGAATGATCGAGGGGATCAAGGATCCAGTCGAGCGACGAGCATCCCTGGACTTAGTAGCGAAGCGGTTCCCATTCATGCGCGCGTTCGACACCGACCTGGTATTTATGTGCGCCAATATCCGGACCGACGATGGCGTGACCTCTGATTTGAAGACGGTGGCAGGCGACTTGGCAGAGTTGGGAGATATGGCGCGGGCCTTCGCCGAAGCAGATGGGGGCCCGATGCTCCGGATTGGCTATGAGGGGCTCTCATGGGCGACGCGGAATACATGGGCGTCGACCTGGGAGGTAGTGCGGATGGCGAACCGCGAGAATGTTGGGCTTATAGTCGACGCGTTTAATGTGCTGGCGGTGGAGTTTGCCGACCCGTATAACCCCGCCGGTCATGGACGGCTGTATTCGACGCCCGAAGAATCGGTCGACGTACTTTGTGCATCTTTGGCCGGGCTGGTCGCGTCTGTTCCCGGAGACCgtatctttttcttccagGTCGGTGATGCCGAGCGAATGGACCCGAAGATATTCCGACCACCTACTGATCCGGAGGTGCCGGCTTTGCTGCCCTGGTCGAGGGGTCACCGGTTGTTTCCGTATGAACCCCAGCGAGGGGGGTATATGCCGGTTGATTTGGTCGCTGCGGCGGTGGTTGCGACAGGGTATCAGGGTCCTATGTCGCTGGAGGTGTTTAATAGTTCCCTGAATCGCCCGGATGCGGGTGTGCCGTCGGCCCATGCTCGTCGGGGATTTACTGGCCTTCGGAAATTGGCCGATGCTGTTCCCCAGGTGCCGGCATTCTGGGAGATGTGGCAACAGGGCACGCGCAGGTTTGCTGGTGCTGGTATTTCTCCGCGGGTGCAGCGTTTGTGA
- a CDS encoding CAIB/BAIF family enzyme, whose protein sequence is MSSEFNILTPNAMLGYGYRAEHFWYGIEKFTPKAIIVDSGSTDGGPYKLGLNKMTCGRDSYIRDLTPILQACFHKKIQVLIGSVGGDGSDKHVQEMFEIVQEISAKQGFSFNVATISAGFHRDLLRQRIVSKKVGPCGPVEELTVESADRAIDVVAQIGAEPFLKALQTCPDIILGGRCYDPAPFAAFSMYNGVRPGVAWHMGKIMECGGICALPKGRSMIATMREDSFDLTPLSPRERCTPLSVAAHTLYEKTRPDRLPGPGGVLILDNASYEQLTERTVRVSGAVFEPTPIYQVKLEGVEKLGYRTIFIGGIRDPILIGQIDTFLADVRAYTQGLFPELDKSPECQLLFHFYGRNGTMGPIEPTPVAGHDLGILGEVVAPSQELSYTIANNARASILHMPYKGQVATTGNFASPLSPHETAAGPVFRFNIYHLVDLEAGEEIKLFPITTKTIANNPPSSDDGAPVGLSDSERQRLRSETLEPLSLKPIPRGECRMMDIAKVIRSKNSGPFEMTFDIMFDTVEAYERVKNSNVLTNERIVSLYHLQPSDILVNMFFEPALAWKCTIRRPWEQGTVGERDTLGTQQHGPLLTIAIPAAPSSAVVTNAIGKPHVSYTPPERSHFSAKDSVDYLWTKLGLPATSLEKLQLPGQGLGLPSSFKIAHIAQASIGLSALLAAQVYAYRTNSALPTVTVPLQHAAIEFKSERLYTLAGKPAPSPWGPIGGLHKTSDGYVRVHDSFPNHRNGALALVGCEPNATRAELGSKIEKWRSVDLEAAAFDSNLVISALRSYSQWDVLPQARMITDFPITLRKLCDGPVGLPSTMQSPPDKALRGLRVLEVSRVIAAPLSGRTLSAHGADVLWVTSPNLPDLPTMDRDFGRGKRTIQLDLDTPTDQNTFSQLLEGAHVFVQGFRPGSLSHRGYSPSALSKRFQHRNIICANMSAYGPDGPWSDKRGFDSLIQTCAGMNVSEAEHFGAGEAARPTPCQALDHAGGYFLAAGITAALYKQATEGGSWQVDVSLAGVMKYLRSLGQYDGKSGFETQDFTCTKDVPEQYLETRDTGFGVMTAIRHSASIEGVDVGWDIMPNPLGSDEKKWL, encoded by the exons ATGTCGTCTGAATTCAATATCCTCACCCCCAACGCCATGCTTGGGTATGGCTATCGTGCTGAGCACTTCTGGTACGGGATTGAGAAGTTCACCCCCAAGGCGATTATTGTCGACAGCGGGTCCACTGATGGCGGACCGTATAAGCTTGGCTTGAACAAGATGACCTGCGGTCGTGATTCTTATATACGCGATCTGACTCCAATCCTACAGGCCTGTTTCCATAAGAAGATTCAAGTTCTGATCGGATCTGTCGGTGGTGATGGCAGCGATAAGCATGTGCAGGAGATGTTTGAAATCGTTCAAGAAATCTCCGCAAAGCAAGGCTTCTCTTTTAATGTCGCCACGATCTCCGCAGGCTTTCATAGGGACCTTCTGAGGCAGCGCATAGTTAGCAAGAAGGTTGGCCCGTGCGGTCCTGTGGAAGAATTGACAGTGGAAAGCGCCGACCGTGCCATCGATGTCGTCGCGCAGATTGGTGCTGAGCC GTTCCTGAAGGCTCTGCAAACGTGTCCTGATATCATCCTCGGTGGTCGTTGTTATGATCCCGCTCCTTTTGCTGCATTCTCCATGTACAATGGCGTGCGCCCTGGTGTGGCCTGGCATATGGGCAAGATCATGGAGTGTGGCGGCATCTGTGCACTCCCGAAAGGCCGATCAATGATCGCTACTATGCGAGAAGACTCTTTTGACCTGACCCCCTTATCTCCCAGGGAACGTTGCACTCCGCTCTCCGTTGCTGCCCATACCTTGTATGAGAAGACCAGGCCTGATCGCCTGCCTGGACCTGGTGGAGTCCTTATTCTCGATAACGCTTCATATGAGCAGCTGACAGAAAGAACTGTCCGTGTTAGTGGCGCTGTATTCGAACCGACGCCTATTTACCAAGTTAAGTTGGAAGGAGTTGAAAAGCTAGGATATCGCACTATCTTTATTGGTGGTATCCGCGACCCTATCCTCATCGGCCAGATTGACACTTTTCTCGCCGATGTGCGCGCTTATACCCAAGGCCTGTTCCCTGAGCTGGACAAATCGCCCGAGTGTCAGCTTCTGTTCCACTTTTACGGCCGCAATGGAACGATGGGTCCAATCGAGCCTACGCCAGTCGCTGGACACGACCTCGGTATTCTAGGAGAAGTTGTTGCACCATCCCAGGAACTGTCTTATACAATTGCCAACAATGCCCGCGCGTCAATTTTGCATATGCCCTACAAGGGCCAGGTCGCAACAACCGGTAATTTCGCGTCTCCCCTATCACCTCATGAGACTGCTGCAGGTCCTGTCTTCCGCTTCAATATCTACCATCTCGTCGATCTTGAAGCCGGAGAAGAGATCAAGCTCTTTCCTATTACTACAAAGACGATTGCCAATAACCCTCCTTCCTCTGATGATGGCGCGCCTGTGGGACTTTCTGACTCTGAGAGACAAAGGCTACGCTCTGAAACCCTCGAGCCTCTATCCCTCAAGCCGATTCCTCGAGGTGAGTGTCGAATGATGGACATCGCCAAAGTCATCAGGTCCAAGAATTCGGGTCCCTTTGAGATGACATTTGATATCATGTTCGACACTGTGGAAGCTTACGAGAGGGTCAAGAATTCGAATGTTCTCACAAATGAGCGTATAGTATCCCTCTATCACCTACAACCCTCAGATATTCTTGTGAATATGTTCTTTGAGCCTGCATTGGCATGGAAGTGCACGATTCGCCGACCCTGGGAGCAGGGAACTGTGGGGGAGCGCGATACATTAGGTACTCAGCAACATGGACCTCTTTTGACCATTGCCATCCCTGCTGCCCCCAGCAGCGCTGTCGTGACCAATGCAATAGGTAAACCACACGTTTCTTATACCCCTCCGGAACGCTCCCATTTCTCGGCTAAGGACAGCGTGGACTATCTTTGGACAAAGCTCGGACTCCCTGCCACATCTCTGGAAAAACTTCAGCTTCCTGGGCAAGGCCTTGGGCTACCTTCCTCCTTCAAGATTGCCCACATTGCGCAGGCTTCTATCGGCCTTTCTGCCTTGTTGGCCGCGCAAGTCTATGCTTACCGTACCAACTCGGCTCTGCCTACGGTGACCGTTCCCTTGCAACATGCAGCGATAGAGTTTAAATCTGAGAGGCTATACACACTGGCAGGCAAACCTGCTCCCTCGCCGTGGGGTCCTATCGGTGGCTTACACAAAACTTCCGACGGCTATGTGCGCGTGCACGACTCCTTTCCCAACCATCGTAATGGTGCTCTGGCTTTAGTCGGCTGTGAACCGAACGCTACCCGGGCAGAGCTAGGGTCCAAGATTGAGAAATGGCGTTCCGTCGACCTCGAGGCCGCTGCTTTCGACAGTAACCTTGTGATTTCTGCTCTCCGGTCGTATTCCCAGTGGGATGTACTTCCCCAAGCCCGAATGATTACTGATTTCCCGATCACGCTACGCAAACTCTGTGATGGGCCTGTTGGTCTCCCGTCCACTATGCAATCGCCACCTGATAAGGCCCTTCGCGGTCTACGTGTTCTTGAGGTCTCCCGGGTAATTGCCGCGCCTCTCTCTGGCAGAACTCTATCTGCTCATGGAGCTGATGTTCTCTGGGTGACAAGCCCTAACCTTCCCGATCTCCCAACAATGGACCGAGACTTCGGGCGAGGTAAACGTACAATTCAATTAGATCTGGACACTCCGACGGACCAGAACACATTCTCACAGTTACTCGAGGGGGCCCATGTGTTTGTCCAGGGTTTCCGCCCGGGAAGTCTCTCCCATCGCGGTTACTCCCCCAGTGCTCTTTCAAAGCGGTTCCAACACCGGAACATCATCTGTGCCAACATGTCTGCGTATGGTCCCGATGGCCCTTGGTCGGATAAGCGCGGATTTGACTCTCTAATCCAGACGTGCGCTGGCATGAACGTCTCAGAGGCTGAGCACTTTGGTGCTGGGGAAGCCGCCCGTCCCACTCCTTGTCAAGCGCTGGATCACGCCGGAGGCTACTTCCTCGCTGCTGGGATAACAGCAGCGCTTTACAAACAAGCGACAGAAGGTGGCTCCTGGCAGGTTGATGTGTCCCTAGCCGGGGTCATGAAGTATCTGCGATCTCTTGGTCAATACGATGGAAAATCAGGCTTCGAGACACAGGACTTCACATGCACCAAGGATGTCCCGGAACAATACTTAGAAACGCGAGACACAGGCTTTGGGGTTATGACTGCCATTCGGCACTCTGCTTCAATCGAGGGGGTTGACGTTGGCTGGGATATAATGCCCAACCCTCTGGGCTCAGACGAGAAGAAATGGTtgtag
- a CDS encoding putative cyclase-domain-containing protein produces the protein MSFTKLLLSTRWFSKKLSPVEPLQTSAGSDIVSASVISRPRFDELPLKQGHPKGSAWGLWGDHDERGTLNLITEDIVRAASAELIQGRVVNLNLPLDVPLKPMNPRRKPCAHNLIAKGHANDDELDFNTQSSSHWDGLRHFPYSESKQFYNGVVQDEISSSHKIGIQNIAEKPIVTRGVLLDWYAYAQRKGLPHRPFTNQAIPLEELLEVAREQQVTFRRGDILVIRTGWTAAYSRLSDGEKKRLGGRDDRASCGVEATEAAIRWHWEQEFSAVASDTVAYEAWPSPKPWGVCMHEVFLSGWGMPIGECWDLEGLSETCRELGRWTFMLTSQPLNLPGGVASPPNATAIF, from the exons ATGAGTTTCACCAAACTACTACTGTCCACCAGGTGGTTCTCCAAGAAGTTAAGCCCCGTCGAGCCCCTACAAACCTCAGCGGGTAGCGACATAGTTTCCGCCTCAGTTATCTCTAGGCCACGGTTTGACGAACTTCCATTGAAACAGGGCCACCCGAAGGGCTCCGCCTGGGGGCTCTGGGGGGACCACGATGAGCGGGGAACGTTGAATTTGATCACCGAGGATATTGTGCGCGCTGCTTCGGCGGAGCTTATACAAGGAAGAGTTGTAAACTTGAA CCTTCCTCTGGATGTTCCACTTAAGCCGATGAATCCCCGCAGAAAGCCCTGCGCGCACAATTTGATTGCCAAAGGACATGCCAACGATGATGAG CTCGATTTCAACACGCAAAGTTCGAGTCACTGGGATGGGCTACGGCATTTCCCGTACTCCGAATCCAAACAATTCTACAATGGAGTTGTCCAGGACGAGATCTCGTCTAGTCATAAGATCGGTATCCAAA ACATCGCGGAAAAGCCAATTGTGACCCGCGGGGTGCTTCTTGATTGGTATGCATATGCTCAGCGAAAGGGCCTTCCACATCGACCGTTCACAAACCAGGCCATTCCTCTTGAGGAGTTGCTCGAGGTTGCCCGGGAGCAGCAAGTCACCTTTCGCCGAGGAGACATTCTTGTTATCCGTACAGGCTGGACGGCGGCATATTCGCGGCTAAGtgatggcgagaagaagcgccTGGGAGGGCGCGATGATCGTGCATCCTGTGGGGTTGAAGCTACGGAGGCAGCGATCCGATGGCACTGGGAGCAAGAGTTTTCTGCTGTCGCCAGTGACACCGTGGCGTATGAAGCATGGCCATCACCGAAACCATGGGGCGTTTGTATGCACGAG GTTTTCCTGAGCGGATGGGGAATGCCCATAGGCGAGTGTTGGGATTTGGAAGGGCTAAGTGAAACTTGTAGAGAGCTCGGCCGTTGGACGTTCATGCTCACGAGCCAACCTCTCAACCTCCCTGGAGGTGTTGCCAGTCCGCCTAATGCCACTGCAATCTTTTAA
- a CDS encoding amidase family protein: MTNMVSWKQTFIKVLVLGSAFKGGSASPLSLSNILQTSEAVSYQLGDTTYLANAKEPRDALTIINPKVDNHYATGTIITLTVIPANETIVTAHHLNATISSYLANDDVFSTEFLGAVYLTSSAGNTSVTADALEYLSSAGAETIYLDSIVFKSQGRRAISIHHKSAKTLAPGPYTAVMSKDKVSLLDTYRLYPDMYRDFVTGMYPSNDGSGSFVPLQSMSSRLWAPLVPVPSRIHSWGDPRPLAGKRVAVKDIFDIKGVQTSAGSQAWVQITPVANRTAPAIQRLVDLGAILVGKQKLAQFASGANAWDWTDGQAPFNPRGDGYLTCAASSSGGACSIAAYDWLDAAIGSDTGVSIRRPAAVTGTFGNRPSQGMITLQGMLAQNWAEDTAGVLCRNPAEWARFAKAWYTPELHQPASITGLSPLSVPDTMAFPTQILYPEEQFPLVNPAAQKILEPFLSTIAKELNMSIKYTNLSATLIEAPIFSDNNDTMDRLLTATAALTYWSSHVAVADPLMTEWARRYEGRFPPVDPLWRKEWSQFNASVINQAAYDQALQDKRKGVDWFERNVLPETPQSCSESLLICDIGTGGLPSFREKALNEGPNATFLGRMPDWAAIPCSMICPIFGYELIFCCSCADFTIPLGQVPYHSPVTNVTEQFPVSINMIVRRGCDFVLFNMVEKLARAGIIQAVKTGKQAF, encoded by the exons ATGACCAACATGGTTTCGTGGAAGCAAACCTTCATTAAAGTCCTTGTCTTGGGCTCGGCCTTCAAAGGTGGCAGCGCAAGccctctttctttgtcgAATATACTACAAACATCTGAAGCTGTCTCCTATCAACTAGGTGACACTACCTATCTTGCCAATGCAAAAGAACCCCGGGATGCATTGACCATCATCAACCCCAAGGTTGACAATCACTACGCTACTGGCACAATCATAACCTTGACAGTCATCCCCGCCAACGAGACCATCGTGACTGCTCACCACCTCAATGCCACAATCTCGAGCTATTTGGCAAATGACGATGTTTTCTCAACAGAGTTTCTCGGTGCCGTCTATCTCACCTCATCTGCCGGCAATACCAGTGTAACTGCCGATGCTTTGGAGTATCTTTCGAGCGCCGGTGCAGAGACCATCTATCTTGACTCCATTGTCTTCAAGAGCCAGGGCAGACGAGCAATATCGATCCACCACAAGTCCGCTAAGACTCTGGCGCCTGGTCCATATACTGCCGTGATGTCGAAAGACAAGGTTAGTCTTCTAGACACGTACCGCCTATACCCAGACATGTATCGTGATTTCGTCACCGGTATGTATCCGTCCAACGATGGCAGCGGCTCTTTTGTACCACTTCAATCTATGTCTTCAAGGCTCTGGGCACCGTTGGTCCCCGTGCCGAGCCGCATCCATTCATGGGGAGACCCACGGCCGTTAGCTGGCAAACGAGTGGCAGTCAAGGATATATTCGACATCAAAGGGGTGCAGACGTCAGCGGGAAGCCAAGCGTGGGTTCAGATCACGCCTGTTGCCAACAGAACCGCACCCGCGATTCAGCGACTGGTTGATCTGGGCGCAATTCTAGTGGGGAAGCAAAAGTTGGCACAGTTTGCTTCCGGCGCGAATGCCTGGGATTGGACAGATGGGCAAGCTCCTTTTAACCCACGGGGTGATGGATACTTGACTTGCGCAGCATCAAGCTCCGGCGGAGCCTGCTCCATTGCGGCGTACGACTGGCTGGATGCCGCGATTGGCAGTGACACTGGCGTTTCCATCCGTCGCCCAGCGGCTGTTACAGGAACCTTTGGAAACAGACCCAGTCAGGGAATGATCACGCTGCAGGGTATGCTTGCCCAGAATTGGGCTGAGGACACAGCTGGTGTTCTGTGTCGGAATCCGGCCGAATGGGCCAGGTTTGCCAAGGCTTGGTATACTCCAGAACTTCACCAGCCAGCGTCGATTACAGGGTTATCTCCCCTGTCGGTTCCGGACACAATGGCCTTCCCGACCCAGATACTGTATCCAGAAGAGCAATTTCCCCTCGTGAATCCTGCCGCTCAGAAGATCCTTGAGcctttcctctccaccataGCAAAGGAACTCAACATGAGTATCAAATACACAAACCTTAGCGCTACGCTCATTGAGGCGCCTATCTTCTCGGACAATAATGACACCATGGACCGTCTCCTGACGGCAACGGCTGCCCTAACATATTGGTCATCGCATGTAGCTGTTGCTGACCCTCTGATGACCGAATGGGCACGCCGTTACGAAGGACGCTTTCCCCCAGTAGATCCGCTGTGGCGCAAAGAGTGGTCGCAATTCAACGCCAGCGTCATCAATCAAGCAGCATACGACCAGGCCTTACAGGATAAAAGGAAGGGTGTCGACTGGTTCGAAAGGAATGTGTTACCAGAGACGCCCCAATCCTGCTCGGAGTCATTATTGATTTGTGACATTGGCACTGGTGGACTGCCCAGTTTTCGCGAGAAAGCTCTTAACGAGGGTCCCAATGCTACGTTTCTGGGAAGGATGCCAGATTGGGCCGCGATACCTTGTTCCATGATCTGTCCTATTTTTGG ATATGAGCTAATATTTTGCTGCAGCTGCGCCGACTTCACCATTCCCTTAGGCCAAGTGCCGTATCACTCGCCGGTAACGAATGTGACGGAACAGTTTCCCGTGAGCATCAATATGATCGTGCGTCGGGGATGCGACTTTGTATTGTTCAATATGGTCGAGAAGCTGGCGCGGGCGGGTATCATTCAGGCCGTTAAGACTGGCAAGCAGGCATTTTAG
- a CDS encoding alpha-glucosidase has translation MLSKMYRWLVALTVCATQLVQATPIQTRESDYFLPNSTGFRMQHGFETILVQPFGFDGFRVRAWPFRPPTGHEISFIYDPPLEGFENGQAHGLTFDTAFNGNHTVAIRNGNTIVRTSGWGGNPGGYRLAFYRIEQDGSESLLTNEYAPLKSINPRYYSWNGPGSEFSAEFSFSTDPDEQFYGTGTQQDHLVNKKGTVIDLINFNTHIPTPVFMSNKGYAFIWNMPAQGRMEFGQLRTKLTAESTTVVDYVIVATTPGDYDTLQKRLSALTGRAPTPPDFSLGYIQSKLRYENQTELELLAQKFKDNNVPVGMFVIDYQSWRNQGDWGLDPALWPDVAAMAKKVKDLTGAEIMASLWPSVSDASDNYLELQANGYLSATRDGPGTTDSWNGSYIRNVDSTNPGARKFIWSTLKRNYYDKGIKNFWIDQADGGALGEAYENNGQSTYIQSVPFALPNVLYAAGTQQSAGKYYPWAHQLAIEEGFRNVTDSKEGEACEHISLSRSGYIGSQRFCSMIWSGDTTSAWETLGLQVASGLSAAATGWGWWTMDAGGFQPDPTVPWSSNIDTPEYRELYVRWLQWATFVPFMRTHGQRVCDNQDAYTCNNEPWSYGEKNTPIILSYIHLRYQLASYLRALFDQFHKTGRMIMRPLYMDFEKTDPKVSQWTQANNNVTTQQYMFGPRLLVSPITTPNVTEWSVYLPQTGQNGTKPWTYWWTNQTYAGGQTVTVPAPVEHIPVFHLGKREDILSGNVF, from the coding sequence ATGTTGAGCAAAATGTATCGCTGGCTGGTGGCCCTAACAGTCTGCGCCACACAGCTGGTGCAGGCGACCCCAATCCAGACGCGGGAGTCGGACTACTTCCTGCCCAACTCGACTGGATTTCGCATGCAGCATGGCTTCGAGACTATTCTGGTACAGCCCTTTGGCTTCGATGGGTTCCGTGTGCGCGCCTGGCCCTTCCGGCCGCCTACGGGCCATGAGATCAGCTTCATCTACGATCCACCATTGGAAGGATTCGAGAATGGACAAGCGCATGGACTAACCTTTGACACGGCATTTAATGGCAATCACACTGTTGCTATCCGCAATGGAAACACTATCGTGCGCACCTCTGGCTGGGGTGGAAATCCCGGAGGATATCGGCTGGCATTCTACCGCATCGAGCAAGATGGTTCTGAGTCACTGTTAACAAACGAGTATGCGCCACTCAAATCGATCAATCCACGATACTACTCGTGGAACGGCCCGGGAAGCGAATTTTCTGCCGAGTTTTCATTCAGTACGGACCCCGACGAGCAGTTCTATGGCACGGGTACGCAACAGGACCATCTTGTCAACAAGAAAGGAACGGTCATTGACTTGATCAACTTCAATACCCACATCCCCACACCTGTGTTCATGAGCAACAAGGGCTACGCCTTCATCTGGAATATGCCAGCTCAGGGTCGCATGGAATTTGGACAGCTACGCACCAAGCTCACCGCGGAGTCCACCACGGTCGTCGACTATGTCATTGTGGCCACGACACCAGGCGACTACGACACATTGCAGAAACGTCTATCCGCCCTGACGGGTAGAGCACCCACTCCGCCTGACTTCTCACTCGGATACATCCAGTCTAAGCTCCGCTATGAGAACCAGACTGAACTAGAACTCCTGGCTCAGAAGTTCAAGGACAACAACGTCCCCGTTGGAATGTTCGTCATCGACTACCAATCCTGGCGGAATCAAGGCGACTGGGGTCTTGACCCAGCGCTATGGCCGGACGTAGCAGCAATGGCGAAGAAGGTAAAGGATCTCACCGGAGCAGAGATCATGGCATCTCTCTGGCCCAGTGTATCGGATGCGAGCGACAACTACTTGGAGCTTCAAGCCAACGGATACCTATCTGCGACTCGCGACGGACCCGGAACCACCGATTCATGGAACGGCTCGTACATCCGCAACGTGGACTCTACGAACCCAGGCGCACGGAAATTCATCTGGTCGACCTTGAAGCGCAACTACTACGACAAGGGAATCAAGAACTTCTGGATCGACCAAGCTGACGGTGGTGCCCTGGGCGAAGCCTACGAAAACAACGGTCAAAGCACCTACATTCAGTCTGTCCCCTTCGCCCTACCCAACGTCCTCTACGCAGCTGGCACCCAACAGAGCGCCGGAAAATATTACCCCTGGGCCCACCAGCTGGCAATCGAAGAGGGCTTCCGCAACGTCACCGACAGCAAGGAAGGCGAAGCCTGCGAGCACATCTCGCTCAGTCGGTCTGGCTACATCGGATCTCAACGATTCTGCAGCATGATCTGGTCAGGAGACACCACCTCCGCCTGGGAAACACTAGGCCTCCAAGTTGCTAGTGGACTATCCGCCGCCGCAACAGGATGGGGCTGGTGGACTATGGACGCAGGCGGTTTCCAACCTGACCCGACAGTACCATGGAGCTCTAACATCGACACACCGGAGTACCGCGAGTTGTACGTGCGCTGGCTGCAGTGGGCTACATTCGTCCCCTTCATGCGTACACACGGTCAGCGAGTCTGCGACAACCAGGACGCATACACATGTAACAACGAGCCGTGGTCGTATGGCGAGAAGAACACCCCCATTATCCTCTCGTACATTCACCTCCGATACCAATTGGCCTCGTATCTGCGTGCCCTCTTCGACCAGTTCCACAAGACCGGTCGCATGATCATGCGTCCCTTGTATATGGATTTCGAGAAGACTGATCCGAAAGTTTCACAGTGGACGCAGGCCAACAACAATGTGACAACGCAGCAGTACATGTTCGGCCCGAGATTGCTGGTATCACCTATTACCACGCCGAATGTCACCGAATGGTCGGTATATCTGCCGCAGACGGGCCAGAATGGGACGAAGCCTTGGACGTACTGGTGGACTAATCAGACATATGCTGGTGGTCAGACGGTTACTGTGCCGGCGCCTGTGGAGCATATTCCTGTGTTCCATCttgggaagagagaggataTTCTCAGTGGTAATGTCTTCTAG